In Ovis aries strain OAR_USU_Benz2616 breed Rambouillet chromosome 14, ARS-UI_Ramb_v3.0, whole genome shotgun sequence, a single genomic region encodes these proteins:
- the GSK3A gene encoding glycogen synthase kinase-3 alpha, translating to MSGGAPSGGGPGGSGRARTSSFAEPGGGGGGGGGGPGGSASGPGGSGGGKTSVGAMGGGVGASSSGGGPSGSGGGGSGGPGAGTSFPPPGVKLGRDSGKVTTVVATLGQGPERSQEVAYTDIKVIGSGSFGVVYQARLADTRELVAIKKVLQDKRFKNRELQIMRKLDHCNIVRLRYFFYSSGEKKDELYLNLVLEYVPETVYRVARHFTKAKLNIPIIYVKVYMYQLFRSLAYIHSQGVCHRDIKPQNLLVDPDTAVLKLCDFGSAKQLVRGEPNVSYICSRYYRAPELIFGATDYTSSIDVWSAGCVLAELLLGQPIFPGDSGVDQLVEIIKVLGTPSREQIREMNPNYTEFKFPQIKAHPWTKVFKSRTPPEAIALCSSLLEYTPSSRLSPLEACAHSFFDELRCPGTQLPNNRPLPPLFNFSPGELTIQPSLNAILIPPHLRSPAGTASLTPSSQALSEAQTSSDWQSTDTTATLTNSS from the exons ATGAGCGGTGGCGCGCCTTCGGGCGGCGGCCCTGGGGGCTCGGGCCGGGCGCGGACCAGCTCGTTCGCGGAGCCaggcggcggaggcggcggcggcggcggcggcccggggGGTTCGGCCTCTGGCCcaggcggcagcggcggcgggaAGACGTCAGTCGGAGCCATGGGCGGAGGCGTGGGGGCCTCGAGCTCCGGGGGTGGCCCCAGCGGCAGCGGCGGAGGAGGCAGCGGCGGCCCCGGCGCGGGCACCAGCTTCCCGCCGCCCGGAGTGAAGCTGGGCC GTGACAGTGGGAAGGTAACCACAGTGGTAGCCACTCTAGGCCAAGGCCCGGAGCGCTCCCAGGAGGTGGCTTACACAGACATCAAAGTGATTGGCAGTGGCTCATTTGGGGTCGTGTACCAGGCACGGCTGGCAGACACCAGGGAATTGGTGGCCATCAAGAAGGTTCTCCAGGACAAGAGGTTCAAG AACCGAGAGCTGCAGATTATGCGTAAGCTGGACCACTGCAATATCGTGAGGCTGAGATACTTTTTCTACTCCAGTGGGGAGAAG AAAGATGAGCTTTACCTAAACCTGGTGCTGGAATACGTGCCCGAGACAGTGTACCGGGTGGCCCGCCATTTTACCAAGGCCAAGTTGAACATCCCTATCATCTATGTCAAG gtGTACATGTACCAGCTCTTCCGGAGCTTGGCCTACATCCACTCCCAGGGCGTGTGTCACCGCGACATCAAGCCCCAGAACCTGCTGGTGGATCCCGACACTGCTGTCCTCAAGCTCTGCGATTTTGGCAG CGCAAAACAGTTGGTCCGCGGGGAGCCCAATGTCTCCTACATCTGTTCTCGCTACTACCGGGCCCCAGAGCTGATCTTCGGAGCCACCGATTACACCTCATCCATCG ATGTGTGGTCGGCTGGCTGTGTACTGGCTGAGCTCCTCTTGGGCCAGCCCATCTTCCCTGGGGACAGTGGGGTGGACCAGCTGGTGGAGATCATCAAG GTGCTGGGAACACCAAGCCGGGAACAGATTCGCGAGATGAACCCCAACTACACGGAGTTCAAGTTCCCCCAGATTAAAGCTCACCCCTGGACAAAG GTGTTCAAATCGCGGACGCCGCCCGAGGCCATCGCGCTCTGTTCCAGCCTGCTGGAGTACACCCCCTCCTCGAGGCTCTCGCCGCTGGAAGCCTGCGCGCACAGCTTCTTCGATGAACTGCGATGTCCTGGAACCCAGCTCCCCAACAACCGCCCGCTCCCCCCCCTCTTCAATTTCAGTCCTGGTG AActcaccatccaaccatctctcaaTGCCATCCTCATCCCTCCTCACTTGAGGTCCCCGGCGGGCACTGCCTCCCTCACCCCATCCTCACAAG CTTTAAGTGAGGCTCAGACCAGCTCGGACTGGCAGTCGACCGATACCACAGCCACCCTCACTAACTCTTCCTGA
- the ZNF526 gene encoding zinc finger protein 526 has product MAEVVAEVAEVAEMPTPMSPRVMEMSAPILGEKMEMSTELTEMTPGEAVASSLFFQFMCSECGNLYNTLEEVLSHQEQHVPTVTEEETLTTQDTGLEPELVPGTEEGPFQCGECSQLILSPRELLAHQDAHLRESASQIQYQCGDCQELFPSPELWVAHRKAQHLSTVAAKPPVPPPLPPVTPPPPPPAPPEVKMEPYECPECSTLCTTPEEFLEHQGTHFDSLEKEEHNGLEEEEEDDEDDNEDTEEEEEAAAEVGDDTKGGDKSAAGQAQGSGDGPPHCTSAGTRRRHRRASHGPSSAAHPFYCSQCQRSFSSANRLLAHGRAHVGGTHECTTCSKVFKKAASLEQHLRLHRGEARYLCVDCGRGFGTELTLVAHRRAHTANPLHRCRCGKTFSNMTKFLYHRRTHAGKSGAPPSAAPPTVASAAASLAPAEPTPPPPTPPTPPAQLPCPQCPKSFASASRLSRHRRAVHGPPERRHRCGVCGKGFKKLVHVRNHLRTHTGERPFQCHACGKTFASLANLSRHQLTHTGVRPYQCLDCGKRFTQSSNLQQHRRLHLRPVAFARAPRLPITGLYNKSPYYCGTCGRWFRAMAGLRLHQRVHAQARTLTLQPPRSPPPAPPPPSEPQQTIMCTELGETIAIIETSQPLALADTLQLCQAALGASEASGLLQLDTAFM; this is encoded by the coding sequence ATGGCAGAGGTGGTGGCTGAAGTGGCTGAGGTAGCTGAGATGCCGACACCAATGTCGCCAAGGGTAATGGAGATGTCAGCACCGATATTAGGAGAGAAGATGGAGATGTCAACGGAGCTGACTGAGATGACACCTGGGGAGGCCGttgcctcctccctcttcttccagTTCATGTGCTCTGAATGTGGCAACCTCTACAACACGCTAGAAGAAGTCCTCTCACACCAGGAGCAGCATGTCCCCACTGTCACAGAGGAGGAGACACTGACCACCCAGGACACTGGCCTGGAGCCGGAGCTGGTGCCAGGCACTGAGGAAGGGCCTTTCCAGTGCGGTGAGtgcagccagctcatcctctccCCCAGGGAGCTCCTTGCTCACCAAGACGCCCACCTGCGGGAGTCTGCAAGCCAGATCCAGTACCAGTGTGGAGACTGCCAGGAGCTGTTTCCCTCACCTGAGCTGTGGGTGGCTCACCGCAAGGCCCAGCACCTTTCTACTGTAGCAGCTAAACCTCCGGTGCCGCCGCCTCTGCCTCCCGTcacaccaccacctccacccccgGCTCCACCCGAAGTCAAGATGGAGCCCTACGAGTGCCCCGAGTGTTCTACCCTCTGTACCACCCCCGAGGAGTTCTTGGAGCATCAAGGCACCCACTTTGACTCCCTAGAGAAAGAAGAGCACAATGGgctagaggaggaggaggaagatgatgAAGATGACAATGAAGatacagaggaagaggaagaggcagcAGCCGAGGTTGGTGACGATACAAAGGGAGGTGACAAGTCTGCAGCTGGCCAGGCCCAGGGCAGTGGGGATGGTCCCCCACACTGTACCTCAGCAGGGACGCGCCGGCGACACCGGCGGGCATCCCACGGCCCGTCCTCAGCAGCTCACCCCTTCTACTGCAGCCAGTGCCAGCGCAGCTTCAGCTCTGCAAACCGGCTTCTGGCTCATGGGCGGGCGCATGTGGGTGGCACCCACGAGTGTACGACCTGCTCCAAGGTCTTCAAGAAAGCAGCTTCCCTAGAGCAGCACCTGCGGCTGCACCGTGGCGAAGCCCGCTACCTCTGCGTGGACTGCGGCCGTGGCTTCGGCACGGAGCTCACTTTGGTGGCCCATCGGCGGGCCCATACTGCCAACCCACTGCATCGCTGCCGCTGTGGCAAAACATTCAGCAACATGACCAAGTTTCTCTACCACCGGCGCACTCATGCAGGCAAGAGTGGGGCACCCCCATCAGCAGCACCACCCACGGTAGCATCTGCGGCGGCCTCCCTGGCTCCAGCTGAGCCCACAcctccccccccaacccctcccacccCGCCTGCCCAGCTGCCCTGCCCGCAGTGCCCCAAGTCCTTTGCCTCGGCCTCCCGGCTCTCCCGGCACCGGCGCGCCGTCCATGGGCCCCCTGAGCGACGGCACCGTTGTGGCGTCTGTGGCAAGGGCTTCAAGAAGCTGGTCCACGTGCGCAACCATCTCCGGACGCACACGGGCGAGAGGCCCTTCCAGTGCCACGCCTGTGGCAAGACTTTCGCTTCTCTGGCCAACCTCAGCCGCCACCAGCTGACCCATACAGGTGTGCGTCCCTACCAGTGCCTGGACTGTGGCAAGCGCTTCACACAGAGCTCTAACCTGCAGCAGCACCGGAGACTGCACCTGCGGCCAGTGGCGTTTGCCCGCGCACCTCGCCTTCCCATCACTGGACTCTACAACAAGAGCCCCTACTATTGCGGGACCTGTGGCCGCTGGTTCCGGGCCATGGCGGGCCTGCGACTGCATCAGCGGGTCCACGCCCAGGCACGGACCCTGACGCTGCAGCCTCCTCGGTCGCCccctcctgccccgcccccaccctccgaGCCTCAGCAGACGATCATGTGCACCGAGCTTGGGGAGACCATTGCCATCATTGAGACGTCCCAGCCGCTGGCCCTTGCAGACACACTGCAGCTGTGCCAGGCGGCCCTGGGGGCCTCTGAAGCTAGCGGGCTGTTGCAGTTGGACACAGCCTTCATGTGA
- the DEDD2 gene encoding DNA-binding death effector domain-containing protein 2, translating into MALTGSTPAPSWEEDECLDYYGMLSLHRMFEVVGGQLTECELELLAFLLDEVPGAPGGLARARSGLELLLELERRGQCDESNLRLLGQLLRLLSRHDLLPHLARKRRRPVSPERYSYGLSNSSRRMEGSCRRRRQSSSSSNAEQGQWETGSPPTKRQRRSRGRPSGGARRRRRAGTTTPQQQQEPARPTSEGKVTCDIRLRVRAEYCEHGPALEQGVASRRPQALARQLDVFGQATAVLRSRDLGSVVCDIKFSELSYLDAFWGDYLSGALLQALRGVFLTEALREAVGREAVRLLVSVDEADYEAGRRRLLLMEEEGGQRSPEAS; encoded by the exons ATGGCGCTGACCGGGTCGACCCCGGCCCCGAGCTGGGAGGAGGATGAGTGTCTGGACTACTACGGGATGCTATCGCTTCACCGTATGTTCGAGGTGGTGGGCGGGCAGCTGACCGAGTGCGAGCTGGAGCTGCTAGCCTTCCTGCTGGACGAGGTCCCGGGTGCCCCCGGCGGCCTGGCCCGCGCCCGCAGTGGCCTGGAgctgctgctggagctggagcGCCGCGGGCAGTGCGACGAGAGCAACCTGAGGCTGCTGGGGCAACTCCTGCGCCTACTGTCCCGCCACGACTTGCTGCCGCACCTGGCGCGCAAGCGGCGTCGGCCAG TGTCTCCAGAGCGGTATAGCTATGgtttgtccaactcttcaagGAGGATGGAGGGCAGCTGCCGTCGCCGTCGCCAGTCAAGCAGTTCTTCGAATGCTGAGCAGGGTCAGTGGGAGACAG GTTCTCCCCCAACTAAGCGGCAGCGACGGAGTCGGGGCCGTCCCAGTGGTGGTGCCAGACGGCGGCGGAGGGCGGGTACCACCAccccccagcagcagcaggagccagCCCGGCCCACCTCAGAGGGCAAAGTGACCTGTG ACATCCGGCTCAGGGTGCGAGCAGAGTACTGTGAACACGGGCCAGCCTTGGAGCAGGGCGTGGCCTCGCGGCGGCCCCAGGCACTGGCTCGGCAGTTGGACGTGTTTGGGCAGGCCACCGCGGTGCTGCGCTCCCGGGACCTGGGCTCCGTGGTGTGCGACATCAAGTTCTCCGAGCTCTCCTACCTGGACGCCTTCTGGGGCGACTACCTGAGCGGTGCCCTGCTGCAGGCCCTGCGGGGCGTGTTCCTGACTGAGGCGCTACGCGAGGCGGTGGGCCGGGAGGCCGTCCGCCTGCTGGTCAGCGTGGACGAGGCCGACTACGAAGCTGGCCGGCGCCGCCTGCTGCtgatggaggaggaggggggacaGCGCTCGCCCGAGGCCTCCTGA